The region CAAGCTTTTTAAACTCGGCTAGCCTTGATTTTATCGCTGTAAAAAAGGATTTAAGGCATAAAAATGTAGCCTTTGCTTTGATGAACGCGCTTTGTTTATCGAATAAAAAGAGCCCTTTTTTTCAGCTTTTTGTTAGAAGTGATAATGAAAGGGCGATTAAATTTTATGAAAGATTTGGCTTTAGCTTTGCTAAAACAGAGCTTAAATTTTATGAAAAGGAGAAAGAATGAAAGAAATTAAAGAGCTTTTTAAGGCTATTGAAAGAGAGGATATTACGAGCGAGATGAATAATCTTATCAGTGATGATATCATAGATAGCATTGATATAATGGCCTTGGTAGCTGAGATAGAAAAAAGCTATGGTAAGGCCTTGGAGGCTGATTTTATAAAAGCTGAAAATTTTGAAAGCTTTGAGGCTATAAACAAGATGCTAAAAGAGGCCTTTGGCTGAGGATCTTTTATATCAAATTTTGTTACAATTGGCTTTATTTTAGGAAATATTATGCAAAGAGAAGATTTTAAAAATCGAGATTAATAAAGCATATTGAGAGAGATATAATCTTTTACGAAATTTGTAATAAATTAAGTTTTTTTGGCTCGTTTAAAGTGTTAATCATAGCTATATATACTATATTTGCTAGATTCTAGCATTATACGCATATAATTGTTTGAGTAATTTTTATGTGTATTTGGATATTTTTCGTAAGATCTAAAAATTTTTAAAAGTACCATAAATAGAAGTAATTTGATCCTTTTTTGGTGAGGAAATATATTGAAATTTAACCTCTGCCTACTTTTTAAATATTCACTAAATATATTTTATTTAAAGTAATTTTGCTAATAATTTATAGCCTTTATAAGTGGTAATCTATAATTCTAATTGATTTAATAATATATTGTAATTTATTTCATACAAAATATTGTTATTGCATACTGTATGTAGACCACTTCCTACTTTATTTATATCTGCTATAACTTTGCTAATTTTTAAAATCATTATAGATTATCTTATTATTTAAAATAAAATAGATTTTCTAATTATCTTACTAACATCCTTGCTTATTCTTGTGTTTATTGCAATATTTGTCATATATACAATCCTTATTTTATACTTTAATGGAATGGCTTAGAATTTTTAAGGGATTTTCCTTAAAACACGTACTTTTTATAGCAGTGTAAGCGTATATACACAAGCTGGCAATATTCAATTTTGAAAATATGATAACATACCACCTAATAATATTAGTATAATTTTTTATTATAACCGAATTTCGTTTTTTTTTTTTTTGAAATTTTAGATTTTTAAAAGCTCATAAATCCTATTTTTAGTTTGCTTAAAAGCTAAAGCTTTTTTAATAAGCTTTCTTAAACTAAATTTTTGATAAATTAGCTCATTTAGAGCTTTTTAGTTTTAAATTTACTTAGATAAGGGCTTAGACTTTTAATTTCTAAACTCAAAGTTAAGATTAAGCTATTCTTTCAAAGCCACACAAAGCTTAAGCCCCTAGTCTAAATCTTTTTAATTAGTTTTTTAAAACTAATTAAAATCAGTAATTAAAAATCATTCTAGATTAGTTTAGCAAATTTAGCCAAATAAAATTAAAGGCTAGTATTCTATAAATTCCTTGTCCTAAGGCTTTTTTACTAAAAAGCCTTATTGATATTTCAAGCCCTTAAAATCTTATTTATCTCATCTAAAGTCTCTTTAATAGGCTTTTTGTCTAAAAAGTTCTTTAAAAGCTCTTTAAATTTAACTAGCCAGTCCTCATTTTCAATGAGCCAGTAAATAAAGGCATATTCTCCGTCTAATTTCTTATCATTTATTAATCTCTCACAATAATAATGATCCCAAGCCTTTCCAACATTCTCTCCCTGTTTATCTTTAAAAAGCTCTAAACATTTTTCATATTTTTTATTTTTCTCACCACTTTCATTTTCCACCCTAAGTGTCAAACCAAAGCTATTATATTTGCTTTTGTTAAAATAAAAACCTATGAGAGGGCGTATATTATCTCCTTCATAAGCCTTAGGATAAAAAGCAAAATTGTCATAATTAACACGGTCTTCATCTAATTTAAGACCAACAAAGCCTTCCTTGCCTATTTTAAATCCTTTCTCAAATTTAGCAAAAAAATCCCTCATCAAAGCCTCGCATATACCCTCCCATTTGTGCTGGATAAGCTCTTTAGCCCTTTCATAATCTAGCTTATCTATATCCTTAAGCTCAGCCTTGTTTTTACTATATCTATACAAAAGCATAGCATTTTTTAAATTTTCTCTAGCTCCTTTTAAAATAAAGCTAAGCACATCATCTTCCTTCTTATGCTCATCCTTCTTATGCTCATCTATTATTATATGCCGCTTTAAAATATCTTTGTATTGCTTTAAGCTGGATATAATATTTTGCGTATCTTGGGTAAAATTACGTGTAAAATTACTTGCTTTTAATCTTTTTTCATATATTTTTACGCACTCATCAAGCCAATCTTTAATCCATTTATACTTCATACCAAAATAATGACTAAGCTTATTTTTATTTTTATCTAAGATTAAATTTCCATCTATACTAAAGCTTCCTAAGCTAGTCTTGCTAGGCTCAAC is a window of Campylobacter sp. MIT 99-7217 DNA encoding:
- a CDS encoding acyl carrier protein, with the protein product MKEIKELFKAIEREDITSEMNNLISDDIIDSIDIMALVAEIEKSYGKALEADFIKAENFESFEAINKMLKEAFG
- a CDS encoding PD-(D/E)XK nuclease family protein, yielding MQKFIKGLLETGKTFEKEVKEGLSHINIFEALDIQTREFYHSKFIAYLLDQDKGHYQKSFAEQFLKRLGLQKELKDSNFKNLKVEDIKAVKTEYTTKNKRRNNNKKNDRRIDILIELSQQRFILIENKINAGDSENQLKDYISFLKKKADYQNILTIYLHPKGVEPSKTSLGSFSIDGNLILDKNKNKLSHYFGMKYKWIKDWLDECVKIYEKRLKASNFTRNFTQDTQNIISSLKQYKDILKRHIIIDEHKKDEHKKEDDVLSFILKGARENLKNAMLLYRYSKNKAELKDIDKLDYERAKELIQHKWEGICEALMRDFFAKFEKGFKIGKEGFVGLKLDEDRVNYDNFAFYPKAYEGDNIRPLIGFYFNKSKYNSFGLTLRVENESGEKNKKYEKCLELFKDKQGENVGKAWDHYYCERLINDKKLDGEYAFIYWLIENEDWLVKFKELLKNFLDKKPIKETLDEINKILRA